Proteins encoded in a region of the Streptomyces sp. NBC_00258 genome:
- a CDS encoding antibiotic biosynthesis monooxygenase, protein MGVSAIRAPTGDGATVVTSQKVREGRADDYERWQERTNHAVRAFDGFEGTEIYPPGAGEEREWVVVFRFSRIDLLTAWLESGERQELLAQGRPLFDGTPTQEVLVGGTPPPPDEEAVTAVISHEVRPGREEDFMRWQDKALKAQEKYPGFMGTELFKPVEGIQDNWVVVFRFDTHEHLDEWLASGAREKLLEEGRDYFYSYDVRKVESAFSGWFRFGEGADEAVPPSWKQAMTVVLALYPTVMVLNLTVGFELDELGLPGYIGLFIGNMLSVSILTWLLMPLVNRVLAFWLAPSRARSVRTHVAGAALVMLCWGLCILIFGLTTTD, encoded by the coding sequence ATGGGTGTCAGTGCAATCCGTGCCCCGACCGGCGACGGTGCGACCGTTGTGACCTCCCAGAAGGTGCGGGAAGGCCGCGCCGACGACTATGAGCGATGGCAGGAGCGGACCAACCATGCCGTGCGCGCATTCGACGGATTCGAGGGGACGGAAATATATCCCCCGGGCGCCGGTGAAGAGCGGGAATGGGTGGTGGTCTTTCGCTTCTCCCGTATCGACCTGCTGACCGCCTGGCTGGAGTCCGGCGAGCGCCAGGAACTGCTTGCCCAGGGACGTCCGTTGTTCGACGGGACACCGACCCAGGAGGTCCTGGTCGGCGGCACGCCACCGCCCCCGGACGAGGAAGCCGTCACGGCGGTCATCTCCCACGAGGTGCGGCCCGGCCGCGAAGAGGACTTCATGCGGTGGCAGGACAAGGCCCTCAAGGCCCAGGAGAAGTACCCGGGTTTCATGGGGACCGAGTTGTTCAAGCCGGTGGAGGGGATCCAGGACAACTGGGTGGTTGTATTCAGATTCGACACCCACGAGCACCTCGACGAATGGCTCGCGTCCGGCGCCCGCGAAAAGCTCCTCGAAGAGGGCCGGGACTACTTCTACTCCTACGACGTGCGCAAGGTGGAGTCGGCGTTCAGTGGTTGGTTCCGCTTCGGGGAAGGCGCGGACGAGGCCGTCCCGCCCAGCTGGAAACAGGCCATGACCGTGGTGCTGGCGCTGTATCCCACCGTGATGGTTCTGAATCTGACGGTCGGTTTCGAGCTGGACGAGCTCGGACTGCCCGGCTATATCGGCCTGTTCATCGGAAACATGCTGAGCGTCTCCATCCTGACCTGGCTGCTGATGCCCTTGGTGAACCGGGTTCTCGCCTTCTGGCTGGCGCCCAGCAGGGCGCGTTCCGTGCGGACCCATGTGGCGGGGGCGGCCCTCGTGATGCTGTGCTGGGGGCTGTGCATCCTGATATTCGGGCTGACCACCACCGACTGA
- a CDS encoding LacI family DNA-binding transcriptional regulator, translating into MPGRIAPDDGTPRIATIRDVAQHAGVSVATVSRILSGTYPSAPATRAKVLRAVRELDYVANAHARGLAGVRPKSVAIVVNSVVSPHYAHVAQGVHEEAAREGRLCIVGTTGGDPERELAAIRLMRQEQAEAVILVGNIVVDDAYRERMANYALALAKAGSQLVLCGRPPLGPDVPAIVVEYDNTAGAHAITSHLLSAGHRRILFLGRRTGYTTPDSRIAGYRAALAAYRVPHDPDLEADGTMVRDEGYRMMRERLDREARDFTAVFAGNDLIAAGARDALRERGLRIPDDVSMVGFDDLPPAADVDLTTVHVPHEELGRTAVRLALRSGTPGVAQHVLLGTHIVVRDSVAVPAGPSLP; encoded by the coding sequence ATGCCTGGCCGGATCGCGCCCGACGACGGGACGCCCCGCATCGCGACGATCCGCGACGTGGCTCAACACGCAGGTGTCTCGGTCGCCACCGTCTCCCGGATCCTGTCCGGCACATACCCCAGCGCCCCCGCCACCCGCGCCAAGGTCCTGCGCGCCGTACGCGAGCTCGACTATGTGGCGAACGCCCACGCCAGAGGACTCGCGGGTGTGCGGCCCAAGAGCGTGGCCATCGTGGTCAACTCCGTTGTCTCGCCGCACTACGCCCACGTCGCTCAGGGCGTGCACGAAGAGGCCGCGCGGGAGGGCAGGCTGTGCATCGTCGGCACGACCGGCGGCGACCCCGAGAGGGAGCTGGCGGCCATCCGGCTGATGCGTCAGGAGCAGGCCGAAGCGGTGATTCTCGTCGGGAACATCGTCGTCGACGACGCCTACCGCGAGCGCATGGCGAACTACGCCCTCGCCCTCGCCAAGGCCGGTTCGCAACTCGTGCTCTGTGGCCGCCCTCCGCTGGGGCCCGACGTTCCGGCCATCGTGGTCGAGTACGACAACACCGCCGGCGCCCACGCCATCACCAGCCACCTGCTCTCCGCGGGCCACCGGCGCATCCTGTTCCTGGGGCGTCGCACCGGATACACGACTCCCGACAGCAGAATCGCCGGCTACCGCGCGGCCCTGGCCGCGTACCGCGTCCCGCACGACCCCGACCTGGAGGCCGACGGCACGATGGTGCGTGACGAGGGCTACCGCATGATGCGTGAGCGGCTCGACAGAGAGGCACGAGACTTCACCGCCGTCTTCGCCGGCAACGACCTCATCGCCGCCGGCGCGCGCGATGCGCTGCGCGAGCGCGGGCTGCGCATCCCGGACGATGTCTCGATGGTCGGATTCGACGACCTTCCCCCGGCGGCGGACGTCGACCTGACGACCGTTCACGTCCCGCACGAGGAACTGGGCCGTACCGCCGTGCGGCTGGCGCTGAGGAGCGGGACGCCTGGTGTGGCTCAACACGTCCTGTTGGGCACCCACATCGTGGTCCGTGACTCGGTAGCTGTGCCCGCAGGCCCATCGCTCCCGTGA
- a CDS encoding rhamnogalacturonan lyase family protein, protein MHLTHRWRAAHRVPVTVSAVLAVCAALAVGPASPASPGASTATTTSTAGATAGDTAVRAARVMENLGRGVVAVRSTDTQVLVSWRLLGLDPEGIGFNVYRSTGGGAYARLNAGVLTGGTNYVDSTADLTRSNSYRVTPVVNGQEQAPSGAFALTADHAKEPVVRVPLRSGGPVKFVWVGDLDGDGEYDYVVDRQTSPQKIEAYSSDGDFLWDVDMGPNSQNQDNIEPGSSAIDLGHWDGVTVFDFDSDGRAEVAVRIADGVRFGDGTTWTHENDARQFMAVLDGRTGALRNWSAVPTTYLGDGPMAARLGVAYLNGTTPSLVAYMKNRRDDGAFNLMMGAWKFDGDSLDRQWTWERGNQDAPDGHNTRAVDVNGDGTDEVAEIGFVLNGNGSLRYSMAPQGIVHGDRFHIADMDPSRPGLEGYGVQQDNPNGLLDYYYDAASGSVVWKHNGGPADIGRGMAGDVDPRFPGMEVWSFSGLYNAPANRLTEPNASLRPWPQLGLWWDGDLTMELLNDGKIEKWDPARPTPSGSLPRVVSTWNHGAVTAAQGGPTFVGDILGDWREEAVYTNASYDELIIFSTNQPTNTRLYALAHNPAYRNAMTFKGYMQSHHPDYFLGAGMARPPRPNIAYAAGGSVATGAPVERAASRR, encoded by the coding sequence ATGCACTTAACGCATCGGTGGCGAGCCGCCCACCGGGTGCCTGTCACCGTCTCGGCGGTCCTGGCCGTCTGCGCCGCTCTGGCCGTCGGCCCCGCGAGCCCCGCCTCGCCCGGCGCGTCCACGGCAACCACCACATCCACAGCCGGTGCCACGGCCGGCGACACAGCGGTGCGGGCGGCGCGCGTCATGGAGAATCTCGGTCGTGGGGTCGTGGCGGTGCGCTCCACCGACACCCAGGTCCTCGTCTCCTGGCGGCTGCTGGGGCTCGACCCGGAGGGCATCGGCTTCAACGTGTACCGGTCCACCGGCGGCGGCGCGTACGCCAGGCTCAACGCCGGCGTCCTGACCGGTGGGACCAACTACGTGGACTCCACGGCCGACCTGACTCGGTCCAACAGTTACCGAGTGACTCCGGTCGTCAACGGGCAGGAGCAGGCGCCCAGCGGTGCCTTCGCCCTGACGGCCGACCATGCCAAGGAACCCGTGGTCCGTGTGCCGTTGCGCTCCGGCGGTCCGGTGAAGTTCGTCTGGGTCGGCGACCTCGACGGCGACGGTGAGTACGACTACGTGGTGGACCGACAGACCTCCCCCCAGAAGATCGAGGCCTACAGCAGCGACGGCGACTTCCTCTGGGACGTCGACATGGGGCCGAACAGCCAGAACCAGGACAACATCGAACCGGGGTCGTCCGCGATCGACCTGGGCCACTGGGACGGCGTCACGGTCTTCGACTTCGACAGCGACGGCCGCGCGGAGGTCGCCGTACGGATCGCCGACGGGGTCAGGTTCGGCGACGGGACGACCTGGACGCACGAGAACGACGCGCGTCAGTTCATGGCCGTCCTCGACGGGCGGACCGGGGCGCTCCGCAACTGGTCCGCGGTGCCGACCACTTACCTGGGCGACGGTCCGATGGCCGCGCGTCTCGGGGTGGCGTACCTCAACGGCACCACGCCGAGCCTGGTCGCCTACATGAAGAACCGGCGCGACGACGGAGCCTTCAACCTGATGATGGGCGCCTGGAAGTTCGACGGCGATTCACTGGACCGCCAGTGGACGTGGGAGCGAGGCAACCAGGACGCGCCCGACGGACACAACACCCGCGCCGTCGACGTCAACGGTGACGGGACGGACGAGGTCGCCGAGATCGGGTTCGTACTCAACGGCAACGGCTCCCTGCGCTACTCGATGGCGCCCCAGGGCATCGTCCACGGCGACCGCTTCCACATCGCCGACATGGACCCCAGCCGGCCGGGCCTGGAGGGCTACGGCGTGCAGCAGGACAACCCGAACGGCCTGCTGGACTACTACTACGACGCCGCGAGCGGATCCGTCGTCTGGAAACACAACGGCGGCCCCGCCGACATCGGACGCGGCATGGCGGGCGATGTCGACCCACGCTTCCCCGGCATGGAGGTCTGGTCCTTCTCCGGCCTGTACAACGCGCCCGCCAACAGGCTCACCGAACCGAACGCGTCGCTGCGCCCGTGGCCGCAGCTGGGCCTGTGGTGGGACGGTGACCTCACGATGGAGCTGCTCAACGACGGCAAGATCGAAAAGTGGGACCCTGCGCGCCCGACGCCCAGCGGCAGTCTGCCCCGGGTGGTCAGCACCTGGAACCACGGCGCGGTCACGGCCGCCCAGGGCGGTCCCACCTTCGTCGGCGACATCCTCGGCGACTGGCGTGAGGAGGCCGTGTACACCAACGCGTCCTACGACGAGTTGATCATCTTCTCCACCAACCAGCCGACGAACACCCGGCTCTACGCACTGGCCCACAATCCCGCCTACCGGAACGCCATGACGTTCAAGGGGTACATGCAGTCCCACCACCCCGACTACTTCCTCGGAGCAGGAATGGCCAGGCCGCCTCGGCCGAACATCGCCTACGCGGCGGGCGGTTCCGTCGCCACGGGAGCACCAGTCGAACGGGCCGCTTCCCGCAGGTAG
- a CDS encoding ABC transporter substrate-binding protein → MRDTVLDGRYTLTERIGAGGMGVVWRARDARLERPVAVKLLSLPPGTAGAERERLLAMFGREARAAAALDSSYIVPVFDHGADGEVPYLVMPLLSGRTVGELLTEGPLPPERVAELAAQVCRALATAHRAGIVHRDIKPANVMLTDEGTVKVLDFGIAKFLDAAAGGRLTATTDSPIGTLPYMAPERFTRGADDGRTDVYALGCTVYEMLTGAPPFDSTSAPALMHSHVYETPEKPSVRRPGLAPQWDELVGRMLAKPVDQRPTAEEARAAFERLALPAPRVPASAETADGVRDRIPPPGQHSGSTAPEGPAHTSPEQQHPAPAPAPRQLAAGAATTSPDPTSYLLAPPLPKQPPAPPAARLRGRRVTWIAASAVVTALVVVLSVVQPFGGDDGDEGSGKSGPDAPKAGTVAPVAKTQTLTLGSGADAKGPAPAVRGATKGGKVTVLEPGGITTLDPGNMWSGTDRMISRLVYRSLTTLETLPNGSVRLVGDLAEDTGRPSLDGREWTFTLKPGLTYNDGSPVRAQDFAYAVKRALDPDKFPMGDRTLRNFLLGPEDADGIGSEHEMPPGVIETPDDRTIIFHLDGAHPDFNVVLAGPNGAPMPERVADISGTSTLLPSTGPYQVDSFSGAKNLTLTRNPKWRADTDPVRTAYPDRYEVTGSLTLDEIKSRIRTAGSKSAVMTFSGSLDKDGLGTTDGATGSGTVRVTSPAPYVHAYSVDTKRVPKLKVRQAIATAYPAADVLAASGEDGVATHHLMPPGIPGSRDFDLYGAGEHGDPARARALLAEAGETGFALTVAYATTADEARAKAVKKALDKAGFRVTLKNVDVSDIYENVGDGAYDLARLPMNISGLPLASAFLPDSFDGRYTFPTTSNFSRLNSTAVNNAIDEANATADLAAAGEKWSTVDRRVMEQAAAIPVYVPVRTFLYSSRLKGLQVDLDGLSPLNAYVTE, encoded by the coding sequence ATGCGCGACACGGTCCTGGACGGCCGGTACACGCTCACGGAGCGGATCGGTGCGGGCGGTATGGGTGTGGTGTGGCGGGCCAGGGACGCCCGGCTCGAACGCCCGGTGGCCGTCAAGCTGCTGAGCCTGCCGCCGGGTACGGCCGGCGCCGAACGGGAGCGGCTGCTCGCCATGTTCGGACGGGAGGCGCGGGCCGCCGCCGCACTGGACAGCTCGTACATCGTGCCGGTCTTCGACCACGGGGCGGACGGTGAAGTCCCCTACCTGGTCATGCCGTTGCTCTCGGGCCGGACCGTGGGCGAGTTGCTGACCGAGGGGCCGCTGCCACCGGAGCGGGTCGCGGAGCTCGCGGCACAGGTCTGCCGGGCCCTGGCGACCGCACACCGGGCCGGCATCGTCCACCGCGACATCAAACCGGCGAACGTGATGCTCACGGACGAGGGCACGGTCAAGGTGCTTGACTTCGGCATCGCCAAGTTCCTCGACGCGGCGGCCGGCGGCCGGCTCACCGCAACCACCGACTCCCCCATCGGCACCCTCCCCTACATGGCGCCCGAGCGCTTCACGCGAGGCGCGGACGACGGCCGTACGGACGTGTACGCACTGGGCTGCACGGTGTACGAGATGCTCACCGGCGCACCGCCCTTCGACTCGACGTCGGCGCCCGCCCTGATGCACAGCCATGTGTACGAGACACCGGAGAAGCCGTCGGTACGGCGTCCGGGGCTCGCCCCCCAGTGGGACGAGCTGGTGGGGCGGATGCTGGCGAAGCCGGTCGATCAGCGGCCCACGGCGGAGGAGGCACGGGCGGCATTCGAGAGACTGGCGCTGCCCGCACCACGGGTCCCTGCCTCCGCCGAGACTGCGGACGGGGTCCGGGATCGCATCCCGCCTCCGGGGCAGCATTCCGGCTCCACCGCACCGGAGGGCCCGGCCCACACATCCCCCGAACAGCAGCACCCCGCGCCTGCCCCAGCCCCGCGGCAACTCGCCGCGGGCGCCGCGACCACGAGCCCTGACCCCACCTCGTACCTGCTCGCGCCACCCCTGCCGAAGCAGCCGCCGGCTCCCCCGGCGGCTCGCCTGCGCGGGCGGCGCGTCACGTGGATCGCGGCCTCCGCGGTCGTCACCGCGCTCGTGGTCGTACTCTCGGTCGTCCAGCCCTTCGGCGGCGACGACGGTGACGAGGGCAGCGGGAAGAGCGGCCCGGACGCGCCGAAAGCCGGCACCGTGGCCCCGGTGGCGAAGACCCAGACCCTCACACTCGGCTCCGGCGCCGACGCCAAGGGCCCCGCTCCTGCGGTGCGTGGCGCCACCAAGGGCGGCAAGGTCACGGTCCTCGAACCGGGCGGAATCACCACTCTCGACCCGGGCAACATGTGGTCCGGAACCGACCGGATGATCTCCCGCCTCGTCTACCGCAGCCTGACCACCCTCGAAACCCTGCCCAACGGTTCCGTCCGACTCGTCGGGGACCTCGCCGAGGACACCGGCCGGCCGTCGCTGGACGGCCGCGAATGGACGTTCACCCTCAAACCGGGCCTCACCTACAACGACGGATCGCCCGTACGCGCCCAGGACTTCGCGTACGCCGTCAAGCGCGCCCTCGACCCCGACAAGTTCCCGATGGGTGACCGCACCCTGCGCAACTTCCTGCTCGGTCCGGAGGACGCGGACGGCATCGGCAGCGAGCACGAGATGCCGCCGGGCGTCATCGAGACCCCGGACGACCGCACGATCATCTTCCACCTCGACGGCGCCCACCCCGACTTCAACGTCGTCCTGGCCGGCCCGAACGGCGCACCCATGCCGGAGCGGGTCGCCGACATCTCCGGCACCTCCACGCTCCTGCCGTCGACGGGCCCGTACCAGGTCGACTCCTTCAGCGGCGCCAAGAACCTCACGCTCACCCGCAACCCGAAGTGGCGCGCGGACACGGACCCGGTGCGCACCGCGTACCCCGACCGCTACGAGGTCACCGGTTCGCTGACCCTCGACGAGATCAAGTCCCGGATCCGCACGGCCGGTTCGAAGTCGGCCGTGATGACGTTCTCCGGCTCGCTGGACAAGGACGGACTGGGCACGACGGACGGCGCCACAGGCAGCGGCACGGTCCGGGTGACCTCACCGGCTCCCTACGTCCACGCGTACTCGGTCGACACCAAACGCGTACCGAAGCTGAAGGTCCGTCAGGCCATCGCGACCGCGTATCCGGCGGCGGACGTCCTGGCCGCGAGCGGCGAGGACGGCGTCGCCACGCACCACCTCATGCCGCCCGGCATCCCGGGTTCGCGTGACTTCGACCTGTACGGGGCCGGGGAGCACGGTGACCCCGCCCGTGCCCGCGCGCTGCTCGCCGAGGCCGGCGAGACGGGATTCGCCCTCACCGTCGCCTACGCGACGACGGCCGACGAAGCACGGGCGAAAGCCGTGAAGAAGGCCCTGGACAAGGCGGGTTTCCGGGTGACGCTGAAGAACGTCGACGTATCCGACATCTACGAGAACGTGGGCGACGGCGCGTACGACCTGGCCCGTCTGCCGATGAACATCAGCGGCCTCCCGTTGGCGTCGGCGTTTCTGCCGGACTCCTTCGACGGCCGCTACACCTTCCCGACGACTTCCAACTTCTCCCGGCTCAACAGCACTGCGGTCAACAACGCGATCGACGAGGCCAACGCGACGGCCGACCTGGCGGCCGCGGGCGAGAAGTGGTCCACCGTCGACCGCCGGGTGATGGAGCAGGCGGCGGCCATTCCGGTGTACGTGCCGGTGCGCACGTTCCTCTACAGCTCCAGGCTGAAGGGGCTCCAGGTGGACCTGGACGGGCTGTCGCCGCTCAACGCGTATGTGACCGAGTGA
- a CDS encoding FAD-binding oxidoreductase produces MSGVGGVGKVIEGEIVRRGDAAYDSTWSAMLWNSLKPERFPDLIVRVASDRDISAAIRLARSEGLRVAIRSHGHSWCGSPLRDGGMLIDLSALNACEIDPAARTATVQPALTGREFVAALAPHGLAFPAGHCGPVALSGYLLSGGLGWNSGLLGPAAASVHAVEVVTADGDVLTCSRREHPDLFWAARGAGPGFFAVATRFHVTLHELPAAVAETTYTFPLAEAERVARWATEAAQRLPANVEASFMLSTASPDITAASPRPKVISFTGTAFARTRDEAVRCLEPLRACPFAERALFRQTDEPKTFEDLYGTSSGFWPRAHRNAVDTLWSDTGYETLLPALGASLDRAPSEQSLILAPLWPASRDRSLSDDMAFSVLGETYVAPFAIWDDPAADDTNTRWLRDTMRAVEPYGTGHYIAEADLTADASRARRSYAPEDWERLQALKSTYDPANVFHTYLTP; encoded by the coding sequence GTGAGCGGAGTTGGCGGAGTCGGCAAGGTGATCGAAGGAGAGATCGTCCGGCGGGGCGACGCCGCCTACGACAGCACCTGGTCGGCCATGCTCTGGAACAGCCTCAAGCCGGAGCGCTTTCCCGACCTCATCGTCCGGGTCGCCTCGGACCGCGACATCTCGGCGGCCATCCGGCTGGCCCGCTCCGAGGGTCTCCGGGTCGCCATTCGCTCCCATGGACACAGCTGGTGCGGTTCCCCGCTGCGCGACGGCGGCATGCTCATCGACCTCTCCGCGCTCAACGCCTGCGAGATCGATCCGGCCGCGCGCACCGCGACCGTGCAACCCGCGCTCACCGGCCGCGAGTTCGTCGCCGCGCTCGCCCCGCACGGCCTTGCTTTCCCTGCCGGGCACTGTGGGCCCGTCGCCCTGAGCGGCTACCTCCTCAGCGGTGGCCTCGGCTGGAACTCCGGTCTGCTCGGTCCGGCTGCCGCCAGCGTGCACGCGGTCGAGGTGGTCACCGCGGACGGCGACGTCCTCACCTGCAGCCGACGCGAGCACCCCGACCTCTTCTGGGCCGCGCGCGGCGCGGGCCCCGGCTTCTTCGCGGTCGCCACCCGCTTCCACGTGACACTGCACGAACTTCCGGCGGCGGTCGCCGAGACCACGTACACCTTTCCCCTGGCCGAGGCCGAACGGGTGGCCCGATGGGCCACCGAAGCAGCCCAGCGCCTTCCGGCGAACGTCGAGGCGTCCTTCATGCTCTCGACCGCCTCCCCGGACATCACGGCGGCTTCACCGAGGCCCAAGGTGATCAGCTTCACCGGCACCGCCTTCGCCCGTACGCGCGACGAGGCCGTCCGCTGCCTGGAGCCGCTGCGGGCCTGCCCGTTCGCCGAACGCGCCCTGTTCCGGCAGACGGACGAGCCGAAGACCTTCGAGGACCTGTACGGCACGTCGTCCGGCTTCTGGCCCCGAGCGCACCGCAACGCGGTGGACACCCTGTGGTCGGACACCGGCTACGAGACCCTGCTGCCGGCGCTCGGCGCCTCGCTCGACCGGGCCCCCTCCGAGCAGTCGCTCATCCTCGCTCCCCTGTGGCCCGCTTCCCGGGACCGCTCCCTCTCGGACGACATGGCCTTCTCGGTCCTGGGCGAGACCTATGTCGCCCCCTTCGCGATCTGGGACGACCCGGCGGCGGACGACACCAACACCCGCTGGCTCCGGGACACCATGCGTGCCGTCGAGCCGTACGGAACCGGCCACTACATCGCCGAGGCCGACCTCACCGCCGACGCCTCCCGGGCCCGGAGGTCGTACGCCCCGGAGGACTGGGAGCGGCTACAGGCCCTCAAGTCCACGTACGACCCCGCGAACGTCTTCCACACCTACCTCACGCCGTAG
- a CDS encoding FAD-binding oxidoreductase, whose product MQTGRRDVLRTGGAIVAAGAAIALGGADGPAFAAARRTSLAGGTEPAAWRELARSLSPAARLYRPGQPEYAARATVDNQRYASVRPAGVLACATESDVQTAVLWCAKHGVPLAPRSGGHNYAGYSTTPGLVISLRAMKQVEPRGNELRLGGGATNSDVYAARAANLYFPGGRCPEVGVAGLTLGGGLGFNDRKWGLTCDRLTETRLVLADGALVRAAEDENPDLFWACRGGAGGNFGINTAFTFAAVPVGRLRATVFHLTYPLHAAVDVLAELRDILDTDRDNDFDVRIGFKHAGDGTATLALLGQRLGDEDGLLRRFTPLLRLRPAQAVIEERGFWSAQEFLMETPGPKEAYASKSLVPNQWPSPDTVAAIADWTRNWRPGPGRGTGYVTLFAMGGDTATRRPDETAYPHREAAFVIDIGTHWKPATRPAEVRGLLEQTRAAHHMLRRHLNTDAAYVNFPDPDLRDWRHAYYGANYDRLVDVKRRYDPAALFRYQQAVGRPQP is encoded by the coding sequence GTGCAGACTGGCCGACGAGATGTCCTGCGTACCGGAGGGGCCATCGTGGCCGCCGGGGCCGCGATCGCGCTGGGCGGCGCAGACGGCCCGGCGTTCGCCGCTGCCCGCCGGACCTCCCTCGCCGGGGGAACGGAGCCCGCCGCCTGGCGCGAGCTGGCCAGGAGTCTGAGCCCGGCAGCCCGGCTCTACCGGCCGGGGCAGCCGGAGTACGCGGCCCGGGCGACGGTCGACAACCAGCGCTACGCGTCCGTGCGCCCGGCCGGGGTCCTCGCCTGCGCGACGGAGAGCGACGTACAGACGGCGGTGCTGTGGTGCGCGAAACACGGAGTGCCGCTCGCTCCGCGCTCCGGCGGTCACAACTACGCCGGCTACTCCACCACCCCTGGCCTCGTGATCAGCCTGCGTGCGATGAAGCAGGTCGAGCCGCGAGGAAATGAGCTGCGGCTGGGCGGGGGCGCCACCAACTCCGACGTGTACGCCGCCCGAGCCGCGAACCTGTACTTCCCCGGCGGCCGTTGCCCCGAGGTGGGCGTGGCGGGCCTGACTCTCGGCGGCGGCCTCGGCTTCAACGACCGCAAGTGGGGCCTGACTTGCGACCGGCTCACCGAGACCCGTCTCGTACTGGCCGACGGCGCCCTCGTCCGCGCGGCCGAGGACGAGAACCCGGACCTGTTCTGGGCCTGCCGCGGCGGAGCGGGCGGCAACTTCGGCATCAACACCGCGTTCACCTTCGCCGCCGTACCCGTGGGCAGGCTGCGCGCCACCGTCTTCCACCTCACCTACCCCCTGCACGCGGCCGTCGACGTGCTGGCAGAGCTGCGGGACATCCTCGACACCGACCGGGACAACGACTTCGACGTACGCATCGGCTTCAAGCACGCCGGGGACGGCACGGCCACCCTCGCCCTGCTCGGGCAGCGACTCGGCGACGAGGACGGACTGCTCCGCCGGTTCACACCTCTGCTTCGCCTGCGTCCGGCCCAGGCGGTCATCGAGGAACGCGGTTTCTGGTCCGCGCAGGAGTTCCTGATGGAAACCCCCGGCCCGAAAGAGGCCTACGCCTCCAAGTCCCTCGTCCCCAACCAGTGGCCGAGCCCGGACACCGTGGCGGCCATCGCCGACTGGACCCGCAACTGGCGCCCGGGACCGGGCCGTGGCACCGGCTACGTGACCCTGTTCGCCATGGGCGGCGACACCGCGACACGACGACCGGACGAAACGGCCTACCCCCACCGGGAAGCAGCCTTCGTCATCGACATCGGCACCCACTGGAAGCCGGCCACCCGGCCCGCCGAAGTGCGGGGCCTGCTGGAGCAGACCCGCGCCGCCCATCACATGCTGCGCCGTCACTTGAACACCGACGCCGCCTACGTCAACTTCCCCGACCCGGACCTGCGCGACTGGCGGCACGCCTACTACGGCGCCAACTACGACCGCCTGGTCGACGTCAAGCGCCGGTACGACCCCGCCGCCCTGTTCCGCTACCAGCAGGCCGTCGGCCGTCCACAGCCCTGA